GGACGAAATCTGATACCGGAAACGACTTGAAACTGAACTTCTTCCAGATGATCGCCCTGATGGGACCGGGGATCGCCGTTGCGGCCACGGGCGTCGGCGCCGGGGACATGATTTCGGCCACCAATGCCGGCGCGAATTTCGGTACGGTGCTGCTGTGGGCCCTCGTCTGGGGCGCTGTGCTCAAGTTCGCCCTGAACGAAGGGGTCGGACGCTGGCAGCTAGCGACGGGCACCACGCTCCTGGAAGGCTGGGTGGAGCGCCTCGGCAGACCCGTTCAGTATTTCTTCCTGCTCTATCTCCTCATCTGGTCCTTCCTGGTCGGCGGCGGGTTGCTTTCGGCCTCCGGCATCGCCGGCCACACGGTTTTCCCAGGCCTCTCGGTCGCGCAGTGGGGAATTATACACGCCCTGGCCGCGTGCGTCATGGTCTGGGCAGGCCGTTTCGGGTTCTTCCTGACCGTCATGAAAGTGCTCGTCGGCCTGATGTTCGTGAGCTTCCTGATCAGCGCCTGGGCCCTTCGCCCCGACATCGGCGACATCCTGCGCGGCATCGCCCTGCCGACTGCGCCGTCGGGTTCGGTGGTCGCCGTGCTGAGCGTCCTGGGAGGCGTGGGCGGCAGCCTGTCGGTCATGTGCTACGGGTACTGGATCCGGGAAGCCGGGCGCGAAGGCGGCGAATGGCTCAGGGGCATTCGGATCGATCTAGGCGGCGCCTATCTCCTGACGGGATTCTTCGGCGTAGCCGTCATGATCCTCGGCGCGCAGATCCGTCCCGAGGCCGTGGGCATCGATATCGTCCTGGGCATGGCGGACCGGCTGGAAACGGCGCTGGGCCCCTTCGGGCGGTGGTCCCTCTACCTGGGTTTCTGGGCCGCGGTCATCACCTCAGTGCTGGGCGTCTGGCAGGGGATACCCTACCTGTTCGCCGACTTCATGGCGCTGTTCAAAAGAGCTTCCAGCGAGGACCGCGCGGCCATGGTCCGGACCGACTCACGGTACTACCGCGGGTTCCTGCTGTTCCTGACCTTTCCGACCATGGCCCTGCTGCTATTCGACCGGCCGGTATCCATCGTCATCATCTACACGGTGGTCGGCGCCTTCTTCATGCCGTTCCTGGCCGGCACCCTGCTGTACATGAACTCGAAACGGGATTGGGTCGGAAACCTGAAGACGGGGTGGTTGTTGAACGTACTTCTGGTCCTCGCGCTGGTCCTCTTCCTGTATCTCGGCGTCATTCAGTTGATCGACGCGCTGGGTTGACCCTGACATTCGGTCGGTCAGGCGACTGTGCAGCTGATCCGACGATTACGCGGCTGGCCCCGGCGATCAATACGATTTGTAAATCGGAGCGACTGAAATGGCCTCGCCGATCGGCATCGGCATTATCGGTATGGGGTGGATGGGCATGGTCCACGGCCGGGCCTACCACCAGGTCCGGCAGCGCTTTCCTGAAAGCGGGCTGGTACCGGATCTGGTCGTCTGCGCGGACGACGTGACTGCGCGGTGCGAGCAAGCCCGGAACATGCTGGGATTTACCAGGACCACGACGGACTGGCGCGAAGTGATGGACGACCCCGAAGTGTCCGTGGTCAACATCACCGTGCCGAATCATCTACACCTGGACATGGTCCGTGCCGCGGCGAAGGCGGGCAAGCATGTATTCTGCGAGAAACCCGTGGGGCGCTCTCCCGCGGAAACGGCCGAAATCGCCCGGGCGGCCACCGAAGCCGGCGTGCTGACCTGGGTGGGTTACAACTACCGGTGGGCGCCGCTGGTGCAGCATACGCGAACGCTTGTCGCCGATGGCACGCTGGGCGACATCACCCACTATCGCGGCCGCTTTTTAGCAGGCTACGCGAGTCACCCCGACGGCGTGCTCTCGTGGCGCTTTCGAAGTGAGGATGCCGGAAGCGGCGCCCTGGGCGACCTCATGTCCCATGTAGTCGACATGGCCCACATGCTCGCGGGACCCATCAGGCGCGTAGTCGGGCAGCAGGCGCTGATCATCGAAGACCGGCCCGTCGCGCCGGCCGGCGACGGCACGCACTTTTCCGTTGGGACCGGCGGGCAACGCGAACCCGTGACGAATGAAGACTACGCCGGGGCGCTGGTGGAGTTCGAGCGCGGCGCCCGGGGTTCCTTCGAAGTCGACCGCGTGATCCAGGGGACGAAATGCCAGATGGCCTTCGAGATTCACGGCACCAAGGGCGCAATCCGGTGGGACTTCGAACGCATGAACGAATTGCAGTTGTACGCGGTCGACGGACCGCACGACGGGTTCGTCACCCTGCAGAGCGGTCCGGCCTATCCGGGGCATGTCCACTTCAACCCCGGGCCGGCCGTGGGACTCGGATACGACGACCTCAAGGCGATCGAGACTTTTCACTTCCTGCAGTCCATCGCGGCGGGCAGACAGGGCGAACCCGGCTTCAATGAAGCGCGGGCCGTGGCCGAGGTGCTGGCCGCGGTGGAGCGCTCCTGGTCGTCCGACCGATGGGAATCGGTGCAGGAAAGCGACTGAACAACTCGGCGACGGCCAATAACCCGGTGACGGCCACGGACTGATCGATCGCGGCCGGCCGGCACCGCCCGAATCGACCGGGATCAGGTATCTAAACGAAGGAGCAGATCATGGCATATCCCCACGATAAGGTCCGCCTGACCACGGCGCAGGCGGTGGTCAAATACCTGTCCGTGCAGTACAGCGAGCGCGACGGTGTGGAGCGTCGCTTCATCCCCGCCATATTCGGCATATTCGGTCATGGGAACGTGGCCGGGCTGGGCCAGGCCCTTTTCGAATACGGACAGGACCTGACCTACCACCAGCCCTGCAACGAGCAGTCCATGGTGCACACCGCCTCGGGTTACGCCAAGGTGAACCACCGCATGGCCACTATCGCGTGCACGGCGTCGATCGGACCGGGTTCGACCAACATGCTGTCCGGCGCGGCCACGGCCACGATCAACCGCCTGCCCGTGCTCCTGCTGCCGTCCGACTACTACGCCACCCGGTACCAGGGCCCGGTGCTGCAGGAACTCGAGCACCCGGTGTCCGCCGAGGTGAGCGTCAACGACTGCTTCCGCCCGGTCAGTCGTTTCTTCGACCGGGTCAACCGGCCCGAACAACTGCTGACCGCCCTGCCGGAAGCCATGCGCGTGCTCACCGATCCGGCGGATACGGGCACGGTGACGATCTCGATGCCCCAGGACGTGCAGGCCCACGCCTACGACTACCCGGCCCACTTCTTCGAGAAACGGGTCTGGCGCGTGGAGCGCAGGCCGCCGACGAGAGCGCGCATCGCGGAGGCGATCGAGATGCTCAAAGGGGCGAAGCAGCCGATGATCATCGCCGGTGGCGGCGTCCACTACTCGGAAGCCTGGGACGCCCTCGCGGCCTTCGCAGAGTCCTGCGGCATCCCCGTGGGAGAGACCTTCGGCGGCAAGGGCGCCATGCGCGAGTCATCGGACTGGGTGATCGGCGGGTTCGGCGTGACCGGCACGCCGGCGGGCGCGAAAATCGCCGCCGAGGCCGACCTGGTCATCGCCGTGGGGACGCGGCTGACCGATTTCTCCACGGGCTCGCAGTCGGCCTTTACGAATCCCGACGTCCGGTTCATCGGCATCAACGTGGCCGGACACGACGCCTACAAGCAGGGCGCCCTGCCGGTCACGGCCGACGCCCGGGAAGCGCTGACCGCCCTGGCCGAAGCCGCACGGGAGGCCGGCATCCGGGCCGACGGGACCTACAAAGCGGAAATTGGCCGCCACATGGACGCCTACCGTAAGTCGCTGAATGAAGAAGTGTACGTCGATCATCCCGGCGAGGCCATGAGTCAGGCCCGACTCATCCAGACCCTGAACGGCGAAGCCCGGGAAGGCGACTGCGTCATTGCCGCCGCCGGCAGCCCACCGGGCGACCTGCACCGGCTGTGGGACGTGACGGGCGGCGCGGCCTGCTACCTGGAATTCGGCTATTCGTGCATGGGGTGGGAACTTCCGGCCGGGCTGGGCACCCGCATGGCCGGGAAGCACGACGAGATCTACGTCTACATTGGCGACGGGACCTACCTGATGAATCCCACCGAACTCATGACCGCCATGCAGGAGGGCCTCAAGGTGACCGTCGTCATCTCGGAGAACCACGGTTACCAGATCATCCGGGCCCTGCAGATGGGCCGGGCGGGCCGGTCGTTCGGCAACGAATTCCGTGGACGGGACGCCGGTTCGAACCGTCTCGAAGGCGAGTACCTGGAGATCGATTTCGCCGCCAACGCCGAGAGTTTCGGCGCGCGGGCGTGGCACGTGAAGTCGCCGGACGAGTTGCGACAGGCGCTCAGGGAAGCCCGTTCGGAGACGCGGGCCTGCGTGATCGTGTGCGAGACCGAGAAACACCGCTACCTGCCGCCATCCGACGTGTGGTGGGACATCGCGTCCGCCGAGGCGACCAACGATCCCATGACGCGGAAGCTGCGCGAGGGATACGAGGCCGAACGGCGCACGAGCCAGCGGTTTCACTACTAGCGGTTTCACAACTAACTGGAGGATTCCGTGCACATCCGTATCGGCAGCGCGCCGGATTCGTGGGGCGTCTGGTTTCCTGACGACCCACGGCAGACCCCGTGGCAGCGGTTCATGGACGAGGTGGCCGAAGCCGGCTACACGTGGATCGAACTGGGGCCCTATGGTTATCTGCCCACGGAGATCGACCGGCTGCAGCGGGAACTGGCGGCGCGGAACCTTAAGGTGACCAGTGCCTTCGCCATGGGGAACCTCGAGGATCCGGACCGCTGGGCCGAACTAGAGCAGCAGGTGGTGGGCGCGGGAGAACTGCTGGCCGCCACCGGA
This region of Gemmatimonadota bacterium genomic DNA includes:
- a CDS encoding divalent metal cation transporter; amino-acid sequence: MKLNFFQMIALMGPGIAVAATGVGAGDMISATNAGANFGTVLLWALVWGAVLKFALNEGVGRWQLATGTTLLEGWVERLGRPVQYFFLLYLLIWSFLVGGGLLSASGIAGHTVFPGLSVAQWGIIHALAACVMVWAGRFGFFLTVMKVLVGLMFVSFLISAWALRPDIGDILRGIALPTAPSGSVVAVLSVLGGVGGSLSVMCYGYWIREAGREGGEWLRGIRIDLGGAYLLTGFFGVAVMILGAQIRPEAVGIDIVLGMADRLETALGPFGRWSLYLGFWAAVITSVLGVWQGIPYLFADFMALFKRASSEDRAAMVRTDSRYYRGFLLFLTFPTMALLLFDRPVSIVIIYTVVGAFFMPFLAGTLLYMNSKRDWVGNLKTGWLLNVLLVLALVLFLYLGVIQLIDALG
- a CDS encoding Gfo/Idh/MocA family oxidoreductase, which codes for MASPIGIGIIGMGWMGMVHGRAYHQVRQRFPESGLVPDLVVCADDVTARCEQARNMLGFTRTTTDWREVMDDPEVSVVNITVPNHLHLDMVRAAAKAGKHVFCEKPVGRSPAETAEIARAATEAGVLTWVGYNYRWAPLVQHTRTLVADGTLGDITHYRGRFLAGYASHPDGVLSWRFRSEDAGSGALGDLMSHVVDMAHMLAGPIRRVVGQQALIIEDRPVAPAGDGTHFSVGTGGQREPVTNEDYAGALVEFERGARGSFEVDRVIQGTKCQMAFEIHGTKGAIRWDFERMNELQLYAVDGPHDGFVTLQSGPAYPGHVHFNPGPAVGLGYDDLKAIETFHFLQSIAAGRQGEPGFNEARAVAEVLAAVERSWSSDRWESVQESD
- the iolD gene encoding 3D-(3,5/4)-trihydroxycyclohexane-1,2-dione acylhydrolase (decyclizing), translated to MAYPHDKVRLTTAQAVVKYLSVQYSERDGVERRFIPAIFGIFGHGNVAGLGQALFEYGQDLTYHQPCNEQSMVHTASGYAKVNHRMATIACTASIGPGSTNMLSGAATATINRLPVLLLPSDYYATRYQGPVLQELEHPVSAEVSVNDCFRPVSRFFDRVNRPEQLLTALPEAMRVLTDPADTGTVTISMPQDVQAHAYDYPAHFFEKRVWRVERRPPTRARIAEAIEMLKGAKQPMIIAGGGVHYSEAWDALAAFAESCGIPVGETFGGKGAMRESSDWVIGGFGVTGTPAGAKIAAEADLVIAVGTRLTDFSTGSQSAFTNPDVRFIGINVAGHDAYKQGALPVTADAREALTALAEAAREAGIRADGTYKAEIGRHMDAYRKSLNEEVYVDHPGEAMSQARLIQTLNGEAREGDCVIAAAGSPPGDLHRLWDVTGGAACYLEFGYSCMGWELPAGLGTRMAGKHDEIYVYIGDGTYLMNPTELMTAMQEGLKVTVVISENHGYQIIRALQMGRAGRSFGNEFRGRDAGSNRLEGEYLEIDFAANAESFGARAWHVKSPDELRQALREARSETRACVIVCETEKHRYLPPSDVWWDIASAEATNDPMTRKLREGYEAERRTSQRFHY